TAATATTAATTCCTGTTTTAATACCCGGACCTACAACAATGGGCTTTAATTTGAAATATTTTTTAAATGCGTGTTCTAACGAATACATAATGGGAGGCACAACAGATGCTATAACTACCGCTTCTATATCAGAAACTTTAATATTTTCATATCTCAATAAATCCAGTACAAACATACCAAATTCATCTGATGATATCCCTCTGTCGGTATTCATTCTCCAGTAATTAATGAGTTTCTTTCCTTCATAAGCTCCTAATGTTATATTTGTATTTCCCACATCTAAAACTAGTATCATTTCCTATACCTTCTTTTATTACCTTCTTTTTTAAATTTTTTTAGTTTTTAAACACCAAGTTTTAAACTTTTTATTTCTTTTATTTCAAGTCTTATTTCCTTTTCTATTCTCTCAATATCTGACCTTATATCTGCAATGGTTTCAGTTTCCTTAATCCTTTCCGGATCTTTGTAATGGGATTTTCTGTTTTGATAATTTTGTTTTGAACTGCTATAATCCCTTTTGTTGTAGTTAGCACTTCTATGTAAGCTGCTGTCTTTGTAATTATTACTTTTGCTATAGCTGCTTTTTTTATTTCTATTTTGAAATTTTGAGTTACTGCTTTTAGATGTCATGGAATCACCGTTCTTTTTCTTTTGATAGTCTTTTGTTCTGTCGCTGCCTTCACCGTTTATCCTGGTGTTTTTATTATAATTATTCCCTTTGCTATTACTATTAATTGTAATAACCCCCTTTTCTTTTATGTTTATAATTGGTTTTTGTATTTTGTTAAACTTAGGAAGGTTTTGTTGTAACAGGTCAAACCACTAAACTTACTGATACCCTAAAAGACCTTTTACATAAATCTCACCTGATAACACTTCCTTTCTGCTTCCATCGGTACACTCAACAACAAGTTTACCTTCATTTGTTATATCTATAGCTATTCCACTATGCTGTTCACCTTTAACTGAAATAAGTACTTCTCTACCTAAAGTAACAGAGTATTTCTTCCAAAGAGTCGTTATTGAGCCTAAATCTCCTTTGTTTATCTTGTCATATAGTTCTTCCAGTTTATATAATATCCTTATAATTAATCTGCTTCTTCTTATAATTATATCATTTAATTGGCTTTTTTGCTTCATATAAATTGATAATGATGTGGCCTTTTCTTCCAGCTCATCGGGAAAGTCTTCTTTTTCATGCCAGACATTCAGACCAATACCTAAAACTACGAAATTAATTTTATCCATTTCCATGCTGGCTTCAGTTAAAATGCCGCAAACTTTTCTCCCGTCTAATATTATATCATTTGGCCACTTTACACCCAAGCCAATACCTATCAATTCTTTCACAGTTTCAACCACAGCAACGGAAGCT
The genomic region above belongs to Acetivibrio saccincola and contains:
- a CDS encoding biotin--[acetyl-CoA-carboxylase] ligase — translated: MKNKVLKKLKSAEGKYVSGEQLSEYLGVSRTYIWKCIKELREEGYVIESSPKVGYKLTFIPDIINSKEIMTERESKILGKNVIYFPQIDSTNNYAKKIAQEGCEEGTVVIADLQTSGRGRLGRKWSSKNKKGILMSVVLKPEISIEELQIITLAASVAVVETVKELIGIGLGVKWPNDIILDGRKVCGILTEASMEMDKINFVVLGIGLNVWHEKEDFPDELEEKATSLSIYMKQKSQLNDIIIRRSRLIIRILYKLEELYDKINKGDLGSITTLWKKYSVTLGREVLISVKGEQHSGIAIDITNEGKLVVECTDGSRKEVLSGEIYVKGLLGYQ